A single region of the Buchnera aphidicola (Microlophium carnosum) genome encodes:
- the nuoG gene encoding NADH-quinone oxidoreductase subunit NuoG: MAKIYIDRKIYNVNKSDNLLQACLSAGVNIPYFCWHPLLGSVGACRQCAVTQYNSFEDRKGRLIMSCMTPVTDGAIISIKSTESEIFRSSIIELLLTNHPHDCPVCEEGGHCHLQDMTVMTKHSIRNYRFKKRTHKNQYLGSFIKHEMNRCIACYRCVRYYNDYADGIDFGVYGANNNVYFGRVEDGVLESEHSGNLIELCPTGVFTDKTHSKKYNRKWDMQYAPGICQNCSVGCNISIGERYGEIRRIENRYHENINHYLLCDLGRFGYLHTNLNTRPKKPTYINNSNNLTILNFDEAIKIGVDFFKKYNRIIGVGSTRSSIENNFALQELVGKENFSNGMSTKEQACIRLILEFLKNNYIYTPTLKEIESYDVILVLGEDLTHTSPRVALAVRQAVKNKAKEITKLHGIPEWNVSSNIHIAEKFKNSLYIMHTHESKLDDIAEWCYFASIEKQVYFASAIACAIDNSLPKVLNLNSILKEKALLIANRLISSKKTLIISGSHSFSSSTIQASINIAKAIKIYTPNHHVGVTFLTSTSNSLGLELLGGMSIECALNEIKKETADAVIFMEYDLYRFMSQYDCDHFFKNKKNIITIDHQYTDTYKKSGLSFPSTNFTESSGTVINFEGRAQRFFQVYDPNFYDKSNCLFDSWKWLHFIKSKIDNKEVCWFNLDDVVDSYSKKYSIFKQIKIKELNSNFRVHGQKIARSPIRSSGRTALRADINVHEPCQPKDVNSMFAFSMEGYNQPNASISHIPFAWFPGWNSPQAWNKFQKEVGKNLISGDSGIHIFKKNKSKVDVYEKLISNNSIKENYWNIIPYYHLFGNEELTQYSLTIQENIPLEYALISLKDSLKLGLKKHSIVEFNCLNTDYRLTIQLSKYLNEKQIGLPIGRKGFPIALVGKKIKFLQEFIK; encoded by the coding sequence ATGGCTAAAATTTATATAGATCGTAAAATTTACAATGTTAATAAATCAGACAATTTATTGCAGGCGTGTTTATCAGCAGGGGTTAATATTCCTTATTTTTGTTGGCATCCTTTATTGGGAAGTGTAGGAGCATGTCGTCAATGTGCAGTGACACAGTATAATAGTTTTGAAGATCGTAAAGGTCGATTAATCATGTCTTGCATGACTCCTGTAACTGATGGAGCTATAATTTCTATTAAGAGTACTGAATCAGAGATTTTTAGAAGTTCTATCATTGAACTATTATTAACAAATCATCCACATGATTGTCCAGTATGTGAAGAGGGCGGTCATTGTCATTTACAAGATATGACTGTAATGACAAAACATAGTATACGGAATTATAGATTTAAAAAAAGAACACATAAAAATCAATATCTAGGTTCTTTTATTAAACATGAAATGAATCGATGTATTGCATGCTATCGTTGTGTTCGATACTATAATGATTATGCAGATGGTATTGATTTTGGAGTTTATGGTGCTAATAACAATGTTTACTTTGGTCGTGTAGAAGATGGTGTCTTAGAAAGCGAACATTCAGGTAATTTAATAGAATTATGTCCTACTGGTGTATTTACTGATAAAACTCATTCTAAAAAATATAATCGTAAATGGGATATGCAATATGCTCCAGGAATATGTCAGAATTGTAGTGTTGGATGTAATATTAGTATTGGTGAACGTTATGGTGAAATACGTCGTATAGAAAATAGATATCATGAAAATATCAATCATTATTTACTTTGTGATCTTGGTCGTTTTGGGTATTTACATACTAATTTAAATACACGTCCTAAAAAGCCTACCTATATTAATAATAGTAATAATTTAACTATATTAAATTTTGATGAAGCTATCAAAATTGGAGTTGATTTTTTTAAAAAATATAATCGTATAATTGGAGTGGGTTCAACTCGATCAAGTATAGAAAACAATTTTGCATTGCAAGAATTAGTAGGAAAAGAGAATTTTTCTAATGGAATGTCTACAAAAGAACAGGCATGTATTAGATTAATTTTAGAATTTTTAAAAAATAACTATATATATACTCCAACATTAAAAGAAATTGAAAGTTATGATGTAATTTTAGTTTTAGGAGAAGATTTAACACATACTTCTCCTCGCGTCGCTTTAGCTGTTCGTCAAGCAGTTAAGAATAAGGCAAAAGAAATAACAAAGTTACATGGAATACCAGAATGGAATGTTTCCTCTAATATTCATATTGCAGAAAAGTTCAAAAATTCTTTGTATATTATGCATACACATGAAAGTAAATTAGATGATATTGCTGAATGGTGTTATTTTGCATCGATTGAAAAACAAGTATATTTTGCATCTGCTATTGCTTGTGCAATAGATAATAGTCTACCAAAAGTTTTAAATTTAAATTCTATATTAAAAGAAAAAGCATTATTAATTGCTAATCGATTAATTTCATCTAAAAAAACATTAATTATTTCAGGTTCTCATTCCTTTAGCAGTTCTACTATACAAGCATCTATAAATATAGCTAAAGCTATTAAAATTTATACTCCTAATCATCATGTTGGTGTTACTTTTTTAACATCTACTTCTAATTCTCTAGGTTTAGAACTACTTGGAGGTATGTCTATAGAGTGTGCGTTAAATGAAATTAAAAAAGAAACAGCAGATGCTGTAATTTTTATGGAATACGATTTATATCGTTTTATGTCTCAATACGACTGCGATCATTTTTTTAAAAATAAAAAAAATATAATTACTATAGATCATCAGTATACAGATACCTACAAAAAATCTGGGTTATCTTTTCCTTCAACAAATTTTACTGAAAGTTCTGGAACAGTAATAAATTTTGAAGGCAGGGCACAACGTTTTTTTCAAGTTTATGATCCTAATTTTTATGATAAAAGTAATTGTCTTTTTGATAGTTGGAAATGGTTACATTTTATTAAATCAAAAATTGATAATAAAGAAGTATGTTGGTTTAATTTAGATGATGTAGTAGATTCTTATTCTAAAAAATATTCAATTTTCAAGCAAATAAAAATAAAAGAATTAAATTCTAATTTTCGCGTACATGGTCAAAAAATTGCTCGTTCTCCTATTCGTTCTAGTGGCAGAACAGCTTTACGTGCTGATATTAATGTTCATGAACCTTGTCAGCCCAAGGATGTTAATAGTATGTTTGCGTTTTCTATGGAAGGATATAATCAACCCAACGCGTCTATATCTCATATTCCCTTTGCTTGGTTTCCTGGATGGAATTCACCTCAAGCATGGAATAAATTTCAAAAAGAAGTAGGAAAGAATTTAATATCTGGTGATTCAGGCATACATATCTTTAAAAAAAATAAAAGTAAAGTAGATGTTTATGAAAAGTTAATTTCAAATAATTCCATAAAAGAAAACTACTGGAATATAATTCCTTATTATCATCTTTTTGGGAATGAAGAATTAACTCAATATTCTCTTACTATACAAGAAAATATTCCTTTGGAATATGCCTTAATCAGTCTAAAAGACAGCCTTAAGTTAGGGCTAAAAAAACATTCTATAGTAGAATTTAATTGTTTAAATACAGATTATCGTTTAACAATACAATTATCAAAATATTTAAATGAAAAACAGATAGGTTTACCGATTGGAAGAAAAGGTTTTCCCATTGCACTCGTTGGTAAAAAAATTAAATTTTTACAGGAATTCATTAAATGA
- the nuoH gene encoding NADH-quinone oxidoreductase subunit NuoH, with amino-acid sequence MIWLDINIIKIIFCFLKVIFILFLTVFSGAMLSVIERRLLAFFQNRHGPNRVGWMGSLQLCADMIKIFFKEDWVPPFSRKFIFILSPVIAFTSLLCVIPIIPFTPHFVIINLNIGILFFLMMASLSVYAVLFAGWSSNNKYALLGAMRACVQTLSYEVFLGLSLMGVVAQSGSFKIFDIINSQKYMWNIFPQFFGFLTFFIAGLAVCHRHPFDQPESEQELADGYHIEYSGMKFGLFFIGEYISIITISLLMVTIFFGGWYGPWFPGFIWFFLKTIFFIFIFILIRASLPRPRYDQVLLFGWKFCLPLTLFNLFLTAFFILL; translated from the coding sequence ATGATTTGGTTAGATATCAATATTATTAAAATAATTTTTTGTTTTTTAAAAGTTATTTTTATTTTATTTTTAACGGTTTTTTCTGGTGCTATGTTAAGTGTAATTGAACGAAGATTATTAGCTTTTTTCCAAAATAGACATGGACCGAATCGAGTTGGTTGGATGGGTAGTTTACAATTATGTGCTGATATGATTAAAATTTTTTTTAAAGAAGATTGGGTTCCGCCCTTTAGTAGAAAATTTATTTTCATCTTATCACCAGTAATAGCTTTTACTTCTTTATTATGTGTTATTCCAATTATTCCTTTTACTCCTCATTTTGTTATTATTAACTTAAATATAGGAATTTTATTTTTTTTAATGATGGCTAGTTTATCTGTTTATGCTGTTTTATTTGCTGGTTGGTCTAGTAATAATAAGTATGCGTTGTTAGGAGCTATGCGTGCATGTGTTCAAACATTAAGTTATGAAGTATTTTTAGGTTTATCACTGATGGGTGTAGTAGCTCAATCGGGTTCTTTTAAAATATTTGATATTATAAATAGTCAAAAATATATGTGGAATATTTTCCCGCAGTTTTTTGGTTTTTTAACATTTTTTATAGCAGGTTTAGCAGTTTGTCACAGACATCCTTTCGATCAACCTGAATCTGAACAAGAATTAGCTGATGGTTATCATATTGAATATTCCGGGATGAAATTTGGTTTATTTTTTATTGGTGAATATATTTCTATTATCACAATTTCATTATTAATGGTAACAATTTTTTTTGGTGGTTGGTATGGACCTTGGTTTCCTGGATTTATTTGGTTTTTTTTAAAAACTATTTTCTTTATTTTTATTTTCATTTTGATTCGAGCATCTTTACCAAGACCACGATATGATCAAGTTTTATTATTTGGATGGAAATTTTGTTTACCATTAACATTATTTAATTTATTTTTAACTGCTTTTTTTATTTTATTATAA
- the nuoI gene encoding NADH-quinone oxidoreductase subunit NuoI translates to MMLKNIIIGFFTQIRSILMIGLNIFSKPETKLYPEEKVYLAPRYRGRIILTRNIDGEERCVACNLCAAVCPVDCISLQKSEKTNGRWYPEFFRINFSRCIFCGLCEEACPTAAIQLTPDFELSDFKRKDLVYEKKDLLISGPGKYPNYDFYDFSGVAIQGKKIGYLDTEYKPVNVKDLLP, encoded by the coding sequence ATGATGTTAAAAAATATTATTATTGGATTTTTTACACAAATAAGAAGTATTTTAATGATTGGTTTAAATATTTTTTCTAAACCTGAAACTAAATTATATCCAGAAGAAAAAGTATACCTAGCTCCTCGTTATCGAGGTCGTATTATATTGACTCGTAATATAGATGGAGAAGAACGTTGTGTTGCTTGTAATTTATGTGCTGCAGTTTGTCCAGTTGATTGCATTTCTTTACAAAAATCTGAAAAAACTAATGGCCGTTGGTATCCAGAATTTTTTAGAATTAATTTTTCTCGTTGTATCTTTTGTGGTTTATGTGAAGAAGCGTGTCCTACAGCAGCAATACAATTAACTCCTGATTTTGAATTGTCTGATTTTAAAAGAAAAGATTTAGTATATGAAAAAAAAGATTTATTAATTTCAGGTCCTGGTAAATATCCAAATTATGATTTTTATGATTTTTCTGGTGTAGCTATACAAGGAAAGAAAATAGGTTATTTAGATACCGAATATAAGCCTGTCAACGTAAAAGATTTATTGCCATAA
- the nuoJ gene encoding NADH-quinone oxidoreductase subunit J — MEFVFYISSFVAVISTFFVIIQKNAVYSLLYLIISLLSISGVFFSFGAFFAGALEVIVYAGAIIVLFVFVIMMLNIDNTNDLQEKKYLKPAFWIGPSLLSFILLLSMTYAIFFLKEKKIDGLLIDAKIVGINLFGPYMLLVELSSILLLSALIVVFHIGTEKKHINKNKVS; from the coding sequence ATGGAATTTGTTTTTTATATATCTTCATTTGTAGCAGTTATTTCTACTTTTTTTGTAATTATCCAAAAAAATGCAGTATATTCTTTGTTGTACTTGATTATTTCTCTTTTATCAATATCTGGTGTTTTTTTTTCATTTGGTGCTTTTTTTGCCGGTGCTTTAGAAGTGATTGTTTACGCTGGAGCTATTATAGTACTATTTGTTTTTGTTATTATGATGCTTAATATCGATAATACAAATGATCTACAAGAAAAAAAATATTTAAAACCTGCTTTTTGGATTGGACCTAGTCTTTTATCATTTATATTACTTTTATCTATGACTTATGCAATATTTTTTTTAAAGGAAAAAAAAATAGACGGATTATTGATTGATGCGAAAATAGTAGGTATCAATCTATTTGGTCCTTATATGCTCTTAGTGGAATTATCTTCTATTCTTTTATTATCTGCTTTAATTGTTGTTTTTCATATTGGTACAGAAAAGAAACATATAAATAAAAATAAAGTTTCGTAG
- the nuoK gene encoding NADH-quinone oxidoreductase subunit NuoK: protein MISLFHGLFLSLILFILGLTSLIVRRNILFILISLEIMMNAAGLALIVVGSYWNQVDGQIMYIFAITLAASEASIALALLLQLYRNKKTLNIDILSEMNG, encoded by the coding sequence ATGATTTCTTTATTTCACGGATTATTTCTATCATTAATATTATTTATTTTAGGTTTAACATCTTTAATTGTTCGACGTAATATATTATTTATATTAATTAGTTTAGAAATAATGATGAATGCTGCTGGATTAGCGTTGATAGTAGTTGGTAGTTACTGGAATCAAGTCGATGGTCAAATAATGTATATATTTGCTATTACTTTAGCAGCATCAGAAGCTAGTATAGCCTTAGCATTATTACTTCAACTGTATAGGAATAAGAAAACATTAAACATTGATATTTTAAGTGAGATGAATGGATGA
- the nuoL gene encoding NADH-quinone oxidoreductase subunit L encodes MNIIFFITLFPLIGFLSLSFMQGVISRKITSNIGVFSILISFIITCIYGTSIIKNNDQVFTQILWRWLSISECNIDFSLLLDGLSLSMLFVITGVGLLIHIFSSWYMKNKEGYSRFFAYTNLFIASMSVLVLADNFLFMYLGWEGVSVCSYLLIGFYYTDLNNNRCAFKAFILTRISDVFLIIAIFLIYREFHTLNFQEIKFLSTFSNIENNYNINYITLFLLLGTLGKSAQLPLQNWLSDAMVGPSPVSALIHAATMVTAGVYLIARTHFLFLLTPNILYLVGLIGILTILLSSFSALVQNDIKRILAYSTMSQIGYMFLALGVKAWSAAITHLIIHAIFKALLFLSAGSLILSCKNEKNIFKMGGLRKKLPFLYINFIVGGASLVSFPLVTAGFYSKGNILFSVLQSGHIYFFLIALFCSFLTVLYTFRMIFVVFHGKNIHTVTSSANLVHNIPLFILLFFSTIFGAYISPPLLHVFPLFYLLTDNKLIFEIICSILSISGIYFSYYLWIKNLHFLDKFFTCKLIRYIYYFFLKGWGFDWFYNISFINFYLYISKILSSDPFNKIINYFLKIIQTCNFYLLKTNNGYIRWYVASMVLGINLIFILILFY; translated from the coding sequence ATGAATATTATTTTTTTTATAACTTTATTTCCATTAATCGGATTTTTATCTTTATCTTTTATGCAAGGTGTAATTTCCAGAAAAATTACATCAAATATAGGTGTATTTTCTATATTGATATCATTTATCATAACTTGTATTTATGGAACAAGCATTATTAAAAATAATGATCAAGTTTTTACGCAAATATTATGGAGATGGTTATCTATTAGTGAGTGCAATATTGATTTTAGTCTTCTTTTAGATGGACTATCTTTAAGTATGTTATTTGTAATCACAGGTGTCGGGTTATTAATACATATTTTTTCTTCTTGGTATATGAAAAATAAAGAAGGTTACTCGCGTTTTTTTGCATATACTAATTTATTTATAGCAAGCATGTCAGTTTTAGTGCTTGCTGATAATTTTTTATTTATGTATTTAGGATGGGAAGGAGTGAGTGTATGTTCTTATTTATTAATTGGTTTTTATTATACTGATCTGAATAATAATCGTTGTGCTTTTAAAGCTTTTATTTTAACTCGTATTTCTGATGTTTTTTTAATAATTGCAATATTTTTAATATACAGAGAATTTCATACCTTGAATTTTCAAGAAATTAAATTTTTATCTACTTTTTCGAATATAGAAAATAATTATAATATAAATTATATTACACTTTTTTTATTATTAGGTACGCTTGGAAAATCTGCTCAGTTGCCTTTGCAAAATTGGTTATCTGATGCAATGGTTGGTCCAAGTCCTGTTTCAGCTTTAATACACGCAGCTACTATGGTAACAGCAGGTGTTTATTTAATAGCGAGGACACATTTTTTATTTTTATTAACTCCTAATATACTATATCTTGTAGGACTTATTGGTATATTAACAATACTACTTTCTAGTTTTTCTGCTTTAGTGCAAAATGATATAAAACGTATTTTAGCTTATTCTACAATGAGTCAAATAGGGTATATGTTTTTAGCATTAGGAGTGAAAGCATGGAGTGCAGCCATTACACATTTGATCATACATGCAATTTTTAAAGCGTTATTATTTCTATCTGCAGGTTCATTAATTTTATCATGTAAAAATGAAAAAAATATATTTAAAATGGGTGGTTTACGTAAAAAACTACCATTTTTATATATTAATTTTATAGTAGGAGGCGCATCTTTAGTTTCCTTTCCTTTGGTTACAGCAGGATTTTATAGTAAAGGAAATATTTTATTTAGTGTTTTACAAAGTGGTCATATTTATTTTTTTCTAATTGCTTTATTTTGTTCTTTTTTAACAGTTCTTTATACATTTAGAATGATTTTTGTTGTTTTTCATGGAAAAAATATTCATACAGTTACCTCATCTGCAAATTTAGTACATAATATTCCATTATTTATTCTTTTATTTTTTTCTACTATATTTGGTGCATATATATCGCCTCCATTGTTACATGTATTTCCTTTATTTTATTTATTAACAGATAATAAATTAATATTTGAAATAATATGCAGTATATTATCTATCTCTGGGATATATTTCTCGTATTATTTATGGATTAAAAATTTACATTTTCTTGATAAATTTTTTACATGTAAATTAATAAGATATATATATTATTTTTTCTTAAAAGGATGGGGTTTTGACTGGTTTTACAATATTTCTTTTATAAATTTTTATTTATATATATCTAAAATATTATCTTCTGATCCGTTTAATAAAATTATTAATTATTTTTTAAAAATTATTCAGACGTGTAATTTTTATTTGTTAAAAACTAACAATGGTTATATAAGATGGTATGTAGCTTCAATGGTATTAGGTATTAATTTGATTTTTATACTCATATTATTTTATTAA
- the nuoM gene encoding NADH-quinone oxidoreductase subunit M, translating to MLLSLLIIIPFFSGLFSFLSYRLHANLPRWIALSGIILTLLMIMQIFFQEHYNFFQIEHYPHWDRQLILPWISRFGIEFNIAIDGFSIIMLIFSSFLSIIAVLCSWNEIKKNQGFFYFNFMFVLTGIIGVFISFDLFLFFCFWEIMLFPMYFLISLWSNQTENKQNILAANKFFLYGQTSGLILLSSILLLVFSYYQSTNLLTFNYNLLLNTPINRYIEYIVMIGFFLSFAIKMPIVPFHGWLPDVHSQSVSCGTVEIIGVLLKTAPYALLRYNLALFPYSTEKFSLIAIFLGILSIFYGAWLAFSQKNIKRLIAYSSISHMGLILIAIYSNNEIAMQGVVIQILSNSLTSSALCILSGQLYKRFKTQNMNEMGGLWSCIYWIPGFSLFFSLANLGIPGTGNFIGEFLILSGLFQSFPFISILATIGIIFSSIYSLNIIQRIFYGPCKKNCSMFFINRQELFITIALIFMLVFLGLNPQKVINTSYNSIHNIQKKFNNSILKIRL from the coding sequence ATGTTACTTTCTTTGTTAATTATCATTCCATTTTTTAGTGGTTTGTTTTCTTTTTTGTCTTATAGATTGCATGCAAATTTACCTCGTTGGATTGCATTATCAGGAATAATTTTAACTCTATTGATGATAATGCAAATATTTTTTCAAGAGCACTATAATTTTTTTCAAATAGAACATTATCCTCATTGGGATCGTCAATTAATTTTACCTTGGATATCAAGATTTGGAATTGAATTTAATATTGCAATCGATGGTTTTTCTATCATAATGCTTATTTTTTCTTCTTTTTTATCTATAATAGCAGTGTTATGTTCATGGAATGAAATTAAAAAAAACCAAGGATTTTTTTATTTTAATTTTATGTTTGTTTTGACTGGAATTATTGGTGTTTTTATTTCTTTTGATCTTTTTTTATTTTTTTGTTTTTGGGAAATAATGTTATTTCCAATGTATTTTTTAATTTCGTTATGGAGTAATCAAACTGAAAACAAGCAAAATATTCTTGCAGCTAATAAATTTTTTTTATATGGACAAACTTCTGGTTTAATATTGTTATCATCTATTTTATTACTAGTTTTCAGTTATTATCAAAGCACTAATTTATTAACTTTTAATTATAATTTATTACTTAATACACCAATTAATAGATATATAGAATATATAGTCATGATAGGTTTTTTCTTATCGTTTGCTATAAAAATGCCTATTGTTCCATTTCATGGATGGTTGCCAGATGTACATTCTCAATCAGTTTCTTGTGGTACAGTAGAAATTATTGGTGTTTTATTAAAAACTGCTCCTTATGCTCTTTTACGATATAATTTAGCTTTATTCCCTTATTCAACAGAAAAATTTTCTTTAATTGCTATTTTTTTGGGTATTTTAAGTATATTTTATGGGGCTTGGCTTGCTTTTTCTCAAAAAAATATCAAACGATTAATTGCATATTCTTCTATTTCTCATATGGGTTTAATTTTAATAGCTATTTATAGTAATAATGAAATAGCAATGCAAGGAGTAGTTATTCAAATTTTGTCAAATAGTTTAACTAGTTCTGCTTTATGCATTTTATCCGGTCAACTTTATAAACGTTTTAAAACTCAAAATATGAATGAAATGGGAGGTTTGTGGTCTTGTATTTATTGGATTCCAGGTTTTTCTTTGTTTTTTTCTCTTGCAAATTTAGGCATTCCTGGAACAGGGAATTTTATTGGTGAATTTTTAATTTTGTCTGGTTTGTTTCAATCTTTTCCATTTATATCTATATTAGCAACGATAGGTATTATTTTTTCTTCTATTTATTCTTTAAATATTATTCAAAGAATTTTTTATGGTCCATGTAAAAAAAATTGTTCAATGTTTTTTATAAATAGACAAGAATTATTTATAACAATAGCATTGATCTTTATGTTAGTTTTTTTAGGTTTAAACCCGCAGAAAGTTATAAATACTTCATATAATTCTATACACAATATTCAAAAAAAATTTAATAATTCTATTCTAAAGATAAGGTTGTAA
- the nuoN gene encoding NADH-quinone oxidoreductase subunit NuoN, protein MTINLQQLTALLPLLIIIFTAATVILSISYNRNHFFIAVFSIIGFISTLCSLYLLTTIVPVDITFLFHIDGYSILYIGMIVISSICACIFAYPWLLKYPFNKEEFYLLIIISSLGAIALIISNHMASFFINIELISLPIFGLIAYCNFQKYSLEASFKYIILSGVSSSFLLLGIAWIYSISGSLDFLSIHKTLDITSIDEKLVLLFGISMVLLSLFFKLSMAPFHLWTPDVYQGTPTSVLSFFSTASKIAIFGVLLRFLSYISHSENETLYFILLLITIFSILIGNLMALFQENIKRFFGYTSISQFGYLLIILFASQKNYLFSLEASAIYLCSYLFSNIACFGIINLISNSHKKNNSDLICSYHGLFWSQPLLSSVFTLVLLSLAGIPMTLGFIGKFYILSIIIKEHLWIMGFAFIIGTILGLYCYLRIILNLYSNPSKLLRRDWNVSKNWFYTPSGIVICIAGIILLILGIYPNPLISLVKLTV, encoded by the coding sequence ATGACAATAAATTTACAACAATTAACAGCACTACTGCCTTTGTTGATTATAATCTTTACTGCAGCAACAGTTATATTATCTATTTCTTATAATCGAAATCATTTTTTTATTGCTGTATTTAGTATCATAGGTTTTATATCTACGCTTTGTTCGCTATATTTATTAACGACAATTGTTCCTGTAGATATCACTTTTTTATTTCATATCGATGGTTATTCTATTTTATATATCGGAATGATAGTAATTTCTAGTATTTGTGCATGTATTTTTGCATACCCATGGTTATTAAAATATCCATTTAATAAAGAAGAATTTTATTTATTGATAATAATTTCTAGTTTAGGGGCTATTGCATTAATTATATCTAATCATATGGCATCATTTTTTATTAATATCGAACTAATATCTTTACCAATTTTTGGTTTAATTGCATATTGTAATTTTCAAAAATATTCTTTAGAAGCTTCATTTAAATATATTATTTTATCTGGTGTTTCATCTAGTTTTTTATTGCTTGGAATTGCATGGATTTACTCTATTTCTGGGAGTCTTGATTTTTTATCCATACATAAAACGTTGGATATTACTTCTATCGATGAAAAATTAGTACTCTTATTTGGAATTAGTATGGTGCTTTTATCATTGTTTTTTAAATTATCCATGGCACCATTTCATTTATGGACTCCTGATGTTTATCAAGGAACACCTACATCAGTATTATCTTTTTTTTCAACTGCCAGTAAAATTGCTATTTTTGGTGTATTGTTGCGTTTTTTATCGTATATTTCTCATTCAGAGAATGAAACATTATATTTTATATTATTATTAATTACCATTTTTTCTATATTAATTGGTAATTTAATGGCTCTTTTTCAAGAAAATATTAAAAGATTTTTTGGATATACGTCAATATCTCAATTTGGATATCTTTTAATAATATTATTTGCATCACAGAAGAACTATTTATTTTCTCTAGAAGCTAGCGCAATATATTTATGTAGTTATTTGTTTAGTAATATAGCTTGTTTTGGTATTATTAATTTAATATCAAATTCACATAAAAAAAATAATTCTGATTTAATATGTTCATATCATGGATTATTTTGGTCACAACCACTCTTATCTAGTGTATTTACTTTAGTACTTCTTTCTTTAGCAGGTATTCCAATGACTTTAGGATTTATTGGAAAATTTTATATACTATCTATTATTATCAAAGAACATTTATGGATAATGGGATTTGCTTTTATTATTGGAACTATATTAGGTCTGTATTGCTATTTAAGAATAATTTTAAATTTATATTCAAACCCATCAAAATTATTAAGAAGAGATTGGAATGTATCTAAGAATTGGTTTTATACTCCTTCTGGCATAGTAATCTGTATTGCAGGAATTATATTGTTAATATTAGGAATATATCCAAATCCATTGATCAGTTTAGTTAAATTAACTGTGTAA